The following coding sequences are from one Triticum dicoccoides isolate Atlit2015 ecotype Zavitan chromosome 4A, WEW_v2.0, whole genome shotgun sequence window:
- the LOC119285709 gene encoding RNA polymerase II C-terminal domain phosphatase-like 3 — MRVTLTPKDEDWLVVLMTRERPRSAVVAPGGDVFTAGGGGETSDGDSSESLEEISAADFKESSSGTAAPSASSQRSRVWMGYTMSRSYAPAFHSFAWAQAVQNKPLVPRPAADEDEVEHLVDTSDEEKEEGEIEEGEAVQSTSPPIKQPETIDLDSDAQDKSESVDMEQTRLAVEAADELDFDQRVGSILEELERLSIEEAEKSFEASCARLRSCFESLKPLFPESGSPMPMLDALVQQAFVGIDTITTVANSYAMPKREQNKNMLLKLLFHIKNRYSDMLALNQRDELDSRVRQLVFVDGEDNAGSNCSTKTVNVVVPSGQVPSDRLPVESGAANPPRGSSFPSWEIPANNRIVSPLLDLHADYDENSLPSPTRVSAPPFPVPKPIGFGVFPMAPDRYFSAERIDPSKIFLYPCVNDALKDVSSYRQKYGPTSTFASDDLPSPTPSDDGDKSGDKEGDIFGEVSSFSASNKSAPPSGNLMPASRPSAVISSNDSFAGGPPGYAKQIEQSVSGPSHALKPSAKSRDPRLRFLNRDSGGTADANIHVNLAEPNASKDGTLGGVVSDNSRKHKATGQPLMDETVLKRARESTGSPRDILVPPGRDGSNISSYSGDRVQSNKHTGLETKTARNPSIRTSSQLISNVSSIPDSTGTLQASQPNSVPQTSAAPIVSLPAVLKDIAVNPTVLMHWIQMEHQKRSASEPQPASGIISSGMINNVTAGMVIPPGNALKTAEVAHIPSYRPQATSQTASVNSQNDPGVIRMKARDPRRVLHNNTSQKNDTLNSDQAKSNGIALPAFQDSKDNLINRQQLAEQLQTTVLPSQPVSLSSIARQSTMSASKVDPVSNSQLAASSLIAPQESLVSVNRADPRVAAGQNDSNNAAPATTLGTRPPANQWGDLDDLLNGYDDQQKALIQKERARRIMEQHTMFSSRKLCLVLDLDHTLLNSAKFIEVDPIHEEILRKKEEQDWERSERHLFRFHHMQMWTKLRPGIWNFLEKASKLYELHLYTMGNKLYATEMAKVLDPSGTLFAGRVISRGGDGISRGGDGDTFDSDDRVPKSKDLDGVLGMESAVVIIDDSVRVWPHNKNNMIVVERYTYFPCSRRQFGLPGPSLLEIDRDERPEDGTLASSLAVIGRIHQNFFSHPNLNDADVRSILSSEQRRILAGCRIVFSRIFPVGEANPHLHPLWQTAEQFGAVCTNQIDDRVTHVVANSLGTDKVNWALQTGRFVVHPGWVEASALLYRRANEHDFAVK; from the exons ATGCGCGTGACTCTCACGCCCAAGGACGAGGATTGGCTGGTCGTGCTGATGACGAGGGAGCGCCCGCGGTCGGCGGTGGTCGCGCCTGGGGGGGACGTCTTCAccgccggtggcggcggggagacGTCCGATGGGGACTCCTCAGAGTCGCTGGAAGAAATTAGTGCCGCCGACTTTAAGGAGTCGTCCAGTGGCACCGCTGCTCCGTCGGCGTCGTCGCAGAGATCTAGGGTTTGGATGGGGTACACCATGTCCCGGAGTTATGCACCGGCGTTCCACAGCTTTGCTTGGGCGCAAGCTGTGCAGAACAAGCCTCTCGTTCCGCGGCCTGCTGCCGACGAGGACGAGGTAGAGCACCTCGTCGACACCTCGGACGAGGAGAAGGAAGAGGGCGAGATTGAGGAGGGGGAGGCCGTACAGTCCACTTCCCCTCCAATTAAGCAGCCTGAGACCATCGACTTGGACTCTGATGCGCAGGACAAGTCAGAGTCAGTGGACATGGAGCAGACCCGTTTGGCCGTTGAGGCGGCTGATGAGCTGGATTTTGACCAGCGCGTGGGGAGTATACTGGAGGAGCTTGAGAGGCTTTCCATTGAGGAAGCTGAGAA GTCATTTGAGGCTTCGTGTGCCCGCCTGCGGTCTTGCTTTGAGAGCCTTAAGCCGCTGTTCCCAGAGAGCGGTAGCCCGATGCCTATGCTTGATGCTCTTGTGCAACAGGCTTTTGTTGGAATCGACACCATCACCACT GTAGCTAATTCATATGCGATGCCGAAGAGGGAGCAGAACAAGAACATGCTGTTGAA GCTGCTGTTTCACATAAAGAACAGATATTCAGACATGCTGGCACTCAACCAGCGAGATGAG CTCGATAGTCGTGTGAGACAGTTAGTTTTTGTAGATGGAGAAGACAATGCCGGTTCCAATTGTAGCACCAAAACAGTGAATGTGGTTGTTCCATCTGGACAGGTTCCATCAGATAGACTGCCAGTCGAGTCAGGAGCAGCAAATCCACCTAGGGGCTCTAGTTTCCCCAGCTGGGAGATACCGGCGAATAATAGAATTGTTAGCCCCTTGTTGGACCTTCATGCAGATTATGACGAGAACAGCTTACCCTCACCCACCCGAGTTAGTGCCCCACCTTTTCCTGTGCCAAAGCCCATTGGGTTTGGAGTATTTCCAATGGCACCTGACAGATATTTTTCGGCGGAAAGAATTGATCCTTCGAAAATTTTTCTTTATCCATGTGTGAATGATGCGCTAAAGGATGTTTCCTCGTACCGACAGAAGTATGGCCCGACATCTACCTTTGCAAGTGATGATCTTCCAAGCCCAACCCCATCTGATGATGGGGATAAATCTGGAGACAAAGAAGGTGATATATTTGGTGAAGTTTCAAGCTTTTCAGCTTCTAATAAGTCTGCTCCGCCAAGTGGGAATCTGATGCCTGCTTCCCGACCTAGTGCAGTTATCAGCAGCAATGACAGTTTTGCAGGTGGTCCTCCAGGTTATGCTAAACAAATTGAACAGTCTGTTTCAGGACCCAGCCATGCTCTTAAGCCTTCAGCTAAAAGTAGAGATCCAAGGCTCAGGTTTTTGAACCGTGATTCTGGTGGTACTGCAGATGCAAATATACATGTAAATTTGGCAGAGCCAAATGCTTCCAAAGATGGGACCTTGGGGGGTGTTGTATCAGATAATAGCCGGAAGCACAAGGCAACTGGCCAACCTCTCATGGATGAAACCGTGTTAAAAAGAGCTAGGGAGAGTACTGGGAGTCCCAGAGACATTCTGGTACCACCTGGTAGAGATGGAAGTAACATCAGCTCCTATTCAGGTGACAGGGTTCAATCAAATAAGCATACAGGGCTTGAAACTAAGACAGCCAGGAATCCTAGTATTAGGACCAGTAGTCAACTTATTAGCAATGTAAGTAGTATCCCAGACAGTACTGGAACTCTCCAAGCCTCCCAACCTAATTCAGTTCCACAGACCAGTGCAGCTCCTATTGTTTCATTGCCTGCAGTGTTAAAGGACATTGCTGTGAACCCGACTGTGCTCATGCATTGGATTCAAATGGAACATCAGAAGAGGTCCGCATCAGAGCCTCAGCCTGCTTCAGGTATCATCTCTAGTGGCATGATCAATAATGTCACTGCTGGGATGGTTATACCACCTGGCAATGCTCTGAAGACCGCAGAAGTTGCACACATTCCTTCTTATAGGCCACAAGCAACATCGCAAACAGCCTCTGTG AATTCACAAAATGACCCTGGAGTAATACGTATGAAGGCGCGTGATCCCCGTCGTGTCCTCCACAATAACACATCACAGAAGAACGATACTCTGAACTCTGATCAAGCCAAAAGCAATGGTATCGCCCTGCCGGCCTTCCAGGACAGCAAAGACAATTTGATTAACCGTCAACAACTGGCAGAGCAACTTCAGACTACTGTGTTGCCATCTCAACCAGTCTCATTATCCAGCATTGCTCGACAGTCCACCATGAGCGCGAGTAAGGTCGATCCTGTCTCTAATTCACAGTTAGCTGCTTCATCACTCATTGCTCCTCAAGAAAGTTTAGTCAGCGTAAATAGGGCAGATCCAAGAGTAGCTGCTGGACAGAATGATTCCAATAATGCTGCCCCTGCTACAACACTTGGTACCAGGCCACCAGCTAACCAGTGGGGTGATCTTGATGATCTCCTTAACGGTTATGATGACCAGCAGAAGGCTCTCATACAGAAGGAAAGGGCAAGACGGATCATGGAACAGCACACGATGTTTTCATCGAGGAAACTTTGTTTAGTGCTTGATTTGGATCACACTCTCCTCAATTCTGCGAAG TTTATAGAAGTGGATCCTATTCATGAAGAGATTTTGCGGAAGAAAGAGGAACAAGACTGGGAAAGGTCAGAGCGGCATCTGTTCCGATTCCATCATATGCAAATGTGGACTAAACTAAGACCAGGAATATGGAATTTTCTCGAGAAG GCGAGCAAGCTTTACGAGTTACATCTGTACACGATGGGGAACAAGCTGTATGCTACTGAGATGGCTAAGGTTCTTGATCCTAGTGGAACCCTGTTTGCAGGGAGAGTAATCTCAAGGGGTGGTGATGGTATCTCAAGAGGTGGTGACGGTGATACATTTGACAGCGATGACCGTGTACCAAAAAGTAAAGATCTTGATGGGGTATTGGGGATGGAATCTGCAGTAGTGATCATCGATGACTCTGTGAGAGTCTGGCCCCACAACAAAAACAATATGATTGTTGTAGAGAG ATACACCTATTTCCCTTGCAGCAGACGGCAATTTGGCCTTCCTGGACCATCACTTCTTGAAATTGATCGTGATGAAAGGCCTGAGGATGGCACTCTTGCTTCTTCGTTGGCG GTTATTGGGCGCATTCATCAAAACTTCTTTTCTCATCCCAACCTCAATGATGCTGATGTGCGCAGCATACTATCATCTGAGCAGCGGAGGATCCTTGCCGGCTGCCGTATTGTCTTTAGCCGGATTTTCCCTGTTGGAGAGGCTAACCCCCACTTGCATCCTCTCTGGCAGACTGCAGAGCAGTTCGGTGCAGTGTGCACGAACCAGATTGACGATCGGGTTACTCATGTTGTCGCCAACTCACTAGGAACCGACAAGGTGAATTGGGCACTACAAACAGGCAGATTCGTCGTTCATCCAGGATG GGTAGAAGCTTCAGCACTTCTATACCGGCGTGCCAATGAACACGATTTTGCAGTAAAATAA